In one Vulgatibacter incomptus genomic region, the following are encoded:
- a CDS encoding thrombospondin type 3 repeat-containing protein produces the protein MFQRRFLPLLLVLPSLCAGLAVVGGSASGSGQTDSADVEASTSEPDPSQAVDLESMVSRVRLALREEGDRWIGDHSTHRIEVAASSLRFSPAPSRRSLSPDRSVPSLEVQTVAIGRTTDSTVRLQATELAPDAVAEGSISIQRGPSVERITNKPAGVEQSWAFASPPLGSGDLQIRLSPSELPFVHGTESGLHFLDLRTGIGVRYGVGSWTDANGQTTAILPSFSDEEIVFSVPAALADGSAYPVTLATLLSPESAVDFPMPEKLPDIDFRPVIAFAKGVYLVAWQQYAGGASFALMGARFDENGKRLDPEDARIAQLDSMNGQIALAGSDSDFLVVWEDRRSGISIDLLAARISPTAPLVDLQPIPLEISSDFDSYSPTLVSDGTRFAVGWLESPISGGPASVAAAVLDKSCEIDGSPVRMPVRGEATAPSIAWGRDTLLVAWEELLDGKDETDIRAARLGAEGELLDSDGIEVCTKSKSQRAPSVSFDGERFWVAWEDGRDGKPNVFLADVSENGKTGDEVPAGGKSKIRPALARDADGLLLSWIDPDDRTLRVSLVDSSGRLAEPGGNAVSSLPILGRAFAVKGKGFSAITWVEDGYKGSALLRVGLLDRGKILLGYPIPLVAEFRGTQATPAVASDGDGYLIVWQESSVPGKFRVWGQLFTGSGVARPPARSFAISQSTRDQMVPRVAFHGGHYLVVWQETSSDRGFRDVMGTLLSTDGSPVLRSFEIASNLSDKYVPDVAPAVDGFVVAWLEHSLSLSERTSVMAASVSIRGDVSRRRLIYMFPTGYDPLQPRLPPPPFDTELRLAGDKDQHLVVWQEGAKRIQGSTAVNTGCPGPCSSFPVALSNGRILGLAATIHDDKFFVAWAEMASDPMATRSIVARYLTRDGSPVLSTVTLASGFGTDLWHPSITFDGVSNPAAWSMLGQKSGIYGSRARPDLPSSVDADYPSAWADGQWPELASRGPGQVLLAFERPDSRIGYRTVSWKENGEACSDNSECTGNVCVDGVCCNSLCGGGNPSDCQACSRAAGAAVDGVCGPVSRGAVCRGATGPCDVEDLCNGVSLECPNEVLPQGSVCRPASGPCGVDQVCDGQSPLCPPDDPIAPAGTVCRPAEGPCDIEGQCDGVTAECPPDELRPEGYVCRPAAGPCDVDQVCDGQLPSCSDDRVAAAGTVCRPSASACDDTEYCDGTSPACPPDGPALDSDRDGIPDSCDVCPYVPDPLQEDLDGDGHGDACDDDDDDDGVTDYWDNCPRVPNPFQEDSDGDGLGDACDPCPLGPQTDTDGDGILDCVDNCPTVPNPDQSDVDGDGIGDACDVCPLVADPAQRDTDGDGIGDACDPDDDNDGVDDSSDNCQFTSNPGQADADGDGIGDACDNCPLRANADQFDYDDDGIGDACRFEINEPRDGVQYSDHQPGWLLNVRGLFSGFPVGALSLAVDGQPVVPAVGLGALSAGVPLSTGSHRLVATVSTGVATKTIERSFYVYSIGSFEPLPSTPLRQIVLPSTRANVGVLVKDRQGTPVDGVPVVVRVSDQAGRRQLIEVKSGQNVAISGVASAGGLDLAVAETRSAGSRGQVGISFDSPATKGHSLTFDFRVDSAPAVQFVVLSDPPCPPGAPASITVDGGEQLGVVGEPFARPLSIRVLDANGCPVPGVNVRMTTDWAVDMNRNDRFDAGDDAGGFEPYANEGSVNGRKELELVTDANGDASATFWAAKLTRVRNWAHPVGRNGPADLSSVRRIRSADTALTFVRKHQVSIRAISYLPTGAGSPLPVPGLVETRVHLFAGPGPAARILRLEERDENGEEK, from the coding sequence ATGTTCCAGCGCCGTTTTCTGCCTCTGCTTCTCGTTCTGCCTTCGCTCTGTGCCGGCCTCGCCGTGGTCGGCGGTAGCGCCAGCGGTTCTGGCCAGACCGATTCCGCGGACGTCGAAGCGAGCACGAGCGAGCCCGATCCTTCTCAGGCAGTCGACCTGGAATCGATGGTTTCCAGGGTTCGCCTCGCCCTTCGAGAGGAGGGCGATCGCTGGATTGGCGATCATTCCACTCATCGGATCGAAGTGGCGGCCAGCTCGCTGCGTTTCTCTCCGGCGCCGAGTCGCCGTTCTCTGTCCCCGGACCGTTCGGTTCCGAGCCTCGAGGTGCAGACGGTTGCCATCGGCCGCACGACTGACTCGACTGTGCGTCTCCAAGCGACCGAACTCGCTCCCGACGCTGTTGCCGAAGGATCGATCTCGATCCAGCGCGGCCCTTCCGTCGAGAGGATCACCAACAAACCGGCGGGTGTCGAGCAGAGCTGGGCGTTCGCCTCTCCACCTTTGGGATCGGGCGATCTCCAAATCCGGCTGAGCCCCTCAGAACTACCGTTCGTGCACGGCACCGAGAGCGGTCTTCACTTTCTCGACCTAAGGACGGGTATCGGTGTTCGGTACGGAGTCGGGTCGTGGACCGACGCCAACGGCCAAACTACCGCGATCCTCCCCAGCTTCAGCGACGAGGAGATCGTCTTCTCCGTCCCGGCAGCCCTCGCCGATGGGTCGGCCTATCCGGTCACCCTCGCGACGCTCCTCTCTCCGGAATCGGCTGTCGACTTCCCCATGCCGGAGAAGCTCCCCGACATCGATTTTCGCCCGGTGATCGCTTTCGCCAAAGGCGTCTATCTCGTGGCCTGGCAGCAATACGCGGGGGGAGCGTCGTTCGCCTTGATGGGGGCCCGCTTCGACGAGAACGGAAAGCGCCTCGATCCGGAAGATGCCCGTATCGCCCAGCTTGACTCGATGAACGGGCAGATCGCCCTCGCCGGTTCGGATTCGGACTTCCTCGTCGTCTGGGAGGACCGCCGAAGCGGCATCAGCATCGATCTCCTCGCGGCCCGGATCTCCCCGACCGCGCCTTTGGTCGACTTGCAGCCAATTCCTCTCGAAATCTCGAGCGACTTCGACTCGTACTCCCCGACCCTCGTCTCGGACGGGACGCGATTCGCGGTCGGTTGGCTCGAGTCGCCGATTTCGGGCGGCCCGGCGTCCGTCGCCGCGGCCGTCCTGGACAAGTCTTGCGAGATCGATGGCAGCCCCGTTCGAATGCCCGTTCGCGGCGAGGCCACCGCGCCGAGCATCGCGTGGGGGCGGGACACTCTGCTGGTCGCCTGGGAGGAGCTCCTCGACGGAAAAGACGAGACGGACATCCGGGCTGCAAGGCTCGGGGCCGAGGGCGAACTTCTCGATTCGGACGGTATCGAGGTCTGCACGAAGTCGAAGTCCCAACGCGCCCCCTCTGTCTCATTCGATGGCGAGCGATTTTGGGTGGCGTGGGAAGACGGGCGCGATGGCAAGCCGAACGTCTTTCTCGCCGACGTTTCGGAAAACGGAAAGACGGGCGATGAAGTGCCCGCTGGCGGAAAATCCAAGATCCGACCCGCTCTTGCGCGTGACGCTGACGGACTCCTTCTCTCCTGGATCGATCCCGACGATCGCACGCTCCGCGTGTCACTTGTGGACTCGTCAGGGCGCCTCGCCGAACCGGGAGGCAATGCAGTCTCGAGCCTTCCGATCCTTGGTCGGGCATTCGCGGTGAAGGGAAAAGGTTTCTCCGCAATAACGTGGGTAGAGGATGGCTACAAGGGAAGCGCCCTGCTTCGAGTAGGGCTCCTGGATCGGGGCAAGATCCTGCTCGGCTATCCGATTCCACTGGTGGCGGAATTTCGGGGCACGCAAGCGACTCCAGCCGTCGCGTCGGACGGGGATGGATATCTCATCGTCTGGCAGGAATCGTCGGTCCCCGGCAAGTTTCGAGTTTGGGGCCAGCTCTTCACAGGTTCCGGCGTGGCTCGGCCTCCTGCTCGATCGTTCGCGATCTCGCAGAGCACTCGAGACCAAATGGTCCCCCGAGTTGCCTTCCACGGTGGGCACTATTTGGTCGTCTGGCAGGAGACGAGTTCGGATCGGGGCTTCCGCGACGTGATGGGAACCCTGTTATCGACCGACGGATCGCCCGTATTACGGTCCTTCGAGATCGCATCCAATCTTTCTGACAAGTACGTTCCCGACGTGGCGCCGGCGGTGGACGGGTTCGTCGTAGCCTGGCTTGAGCATAGCCTTAGTCTCAGTGAGAGAACGTCCGTAATGGCCGCCAGCGTATCCATCCGAGGGGACGTATCTAGACGGAGGTTGATCTACATGTTTCCGACGGGTTACGACCCGTTGCAGCCTCGGCTTCCTCCTCCACCGTTTGACACAGAACTTCGCCTTGCGGGAGACAAGGACCAACACTTAGTCGTCTGGCAGGAAGGCGCCAAACGGATCCAGGGATCAACGGCGGTGAACACGGGTTGCCCGGGTCCTTGCTCCTCGTTCCCGGTCGCGCTCTCCAACGGACGCATCCTAGGCCTCGCAGCCACGATCCATGATGACAAGTTCTTCGTGGCATGGGCGGAAATGGCTTCCGACCCGATGGCCACTCGTTCGATCGTCGCTCGTTATCTAACGCGCGATGGCTCCCCCGTCTTGTCTACGGTGACCCTGGCGAGCGGCTTCGGAACGGACCTCTGGCATCCGTCGATTACTTTCGATGGCGTCTCGAATCCTGCTGCGTGGTCGATGCTCGGGCAAAAAAGTGGGATTTACGGGAGTCGGGCCCGGCCCGACCTGCCATCTTCCGTGGACGCGGATTATCCGAGCGCGTGGGCCGATGGCCAATGGCCTGAGCTGGCGTCTCGAGGTCCCGGCCAAGTTCTTCTTGCGTTCGAACGACCGGATTCTCGAATCGGCTATCGGACCGTTTCATGGAAGGAAAACGGCGAGGCCTGCTCGGACAACAGCGAGTGCACCGGCAACGTCTGCGTGGACGGCGTCTGCTGCAACTCCTTGTGCGGTGGCGGCAATCCAAGCGATTGCCAGGCCTGCAGCCGCGCTGCTGGCGCTGCCGTGGACGGCGTGTGCGGTCCGGTCTCTCGCGGGGCGGTGTGCAGGGGAGCCACAGGCCCCTGCGACGTCGAAGACCTGTGCAACGGCGTGAGCCTGGAGTGTCCGAACGAGGTGCTCCCGCAGGGTTCCGTCTGCCGGCCCGCCTCCGGGCCATGCGGCGTCGACCAGGTCTGTGACGGGCAAAGCCCGCTCTGCCCCCCCGACGATCCCATTGCCCCGGCCGGAACCGTATGTCGCCCGGCAGAGGGCCCCTGCGACATCGAAGGCCAGTGCGACGGCGTGACCGCGGAGTGCCCCCCTGACGAGCTGCGTCCCGAGGGCTATGTCTGCCGGCCCGCCGCCGGGCCGTGCGACGTCGACCAGGTCTGTGACGGGCAGCTCCCATCGTGCTCTGACGATCGCGTCGCCGCTGCCGGAACGGTCTGCCGGCCCTCCGCCTCTGCCTGCGACGACACAGAGTATTGCGACGGGACGTCCCCCGCATGCCCCCCGGATGGGCCTGCGCTGGATTCTGATCGCGATGGGATTCCAGACTCCTGTGATGTCTGCCCGTATGTGCCGGACCCCCTGCAGGAGGATTTGGACGGCGACGGCCACGGAGACGCGTGTGACGACGACGATGACGACGACGGAGTCACCGACTACTGGGACAATTGTCCGAGGGTACCAAACCCTTTCCAGGAAGACTCCGACGGCGATGGGCTGGGGGATGCCTGCGATCCATGTCCCCTGGGACCCCAGACCGATACGGACGGCGACGGGATCCTCGATTGCGTCGACAACTGCCCGACGGTTCCCAATCCTGACCAGTCCGACGTCGACGGGGACGGAATCGGCGATGCTTGCGACGTCTGTCCGCTCGTGGCCGACCCAGCACAAAGGGATACGGATGGTGACGGAATCGGAGATGCCTGCGATCCCGACGACGACAACGACGGCGTAGACGACTCTTCCGACAACTGCCAGTTCACATCCAATCCCGGGCAAGCAGACGCCGATGGCGACGGCATCGGGGACGCGTGTGACAACTGCCCCCTGCGCGCGAATGCCGACCAGTTCGATTACGACGATGACGGCATAGGAGACGCATGTCGCTTCGAAATCAACGAACCTCGAGACGGCGTCCAGTACAGCGACCACCAGCCGGGATGGCTGTTGAACGTCCGCGGCTTGTTCAGTGGCTTCCCGGTTGGCGCGCTCTCGCTCGCCGTCGACGGTCAGCCTGTCGTACCCGCCGTCGGCCTTGGGGCCCTCTCGGCAGGCGTGCCTCTGTCGACGGGATCGCACCGCCTCGTAGCGACTGTTTCAACCGGGGTCGCCACGAAGACGATCGAGCGCAGCTTCTACGTCTACTCCATCGGTTCATTCGAGCCTTTGCCTTCGACGCCGCTGCGCCAGATCGTGCTCCCCTCGACGCGGGCGAACGTCGGCGTCCTCGTCAAGGACCGGCAGGGAACACCCGTCGACGGCGTTCCCGTCGTCGTTCGGGTCTCCGATCAGGCTGGGCGGCGTCAGCTGATCGAGGTCAAGTCTGGCCAGAACGTCGCAATCAGCGGAGTCGCTTCTGCTGGAGGCCTGGACCTGGCAGTTGCGGAGACTCGATCCGCGGGGTCCAGGGGCCAAGTCGGTATTTCGTTCGATTCTCCGGCCACCAAAGGTCACTCGCTCACGTTCGATTTCCGTGTCGACTCAGCACCGGCCGTACAGTTCGTGGTTCTATCCGATCCCCCTTGTCCGCCGGGTGCTCCCGCCTCCATCACGGTGGACGGGGGCGAACAGCTTGGCGTAGTCGGCGAACCGTTCGCGCGTCCGCTCTCCATCCGTGTGCTGGACGCGAACGGGTGTCCCGTCCCAGGCGTGAACGTTCGGATGACAACGGACTGGGCGGTCGACATGAACCGCAACGACCGCTTCGACGCAGGCGACGATGCCGGCGGGTTCGAGCCGTACGCGAACGAAGGAAGCGTCAATGGCCGTAAGGAGCTTGAATTGGTTACGGACGCCAACGGCGATGCGAGCGCCACGTTCTGGGCTGCGAAGCTCACGCGGGTCCGCAATTGGGCTCACCCCGTTGGACGGAATGGACCCGCAGACTTGAGCTCGGTGCGGCGGATTCGCTCCGCGGATACCGCCCTTACCTTTGTCCGAAAACATCAGGTTTCGATCCGTGCGATCAGCTATCTCCCTACCGGAGCGGGGTCTCCGCTTCCGGTCCCCGGCTTGGTGGAGACTCGCGTTCACCTGTTCGCAGGGCCAGGGCCCGCGGCGCGAATTTTGCGACTGGAAGAAAGAGATGAAAATGGAGAAGAAAAATAA
- a CDS encoding PKD domain-containing protein has translation MNGRIAGGVIAADRMGAPFSASAVLLSSPTGVDSQLTSSPSVTWSGTTVSQGRGMTHLDHGRPWRWLDMYYSVSSEELIGIDLEPVTLNEVELTCVEEIPGRGCDFTTGFFTAGRAVGADTLFVTKPASLGMTPTSPLPVRGGGSPILRFQPRSAGGLSFSVAASSGLYNAVGGDVWGLEAKPSIPGTPLSCAGGLSCRSGDTVQPIAVNSNEHVKVDLRLDTLYYYQPPAILLGARVTGGRVYLSAPPEAEVERLIPIDEEVKAELHIWNGPDICPAEVELFAAHDPNQTTLLRFPINPDAGIQSVSVLADDVVDRIVPIGQAVQFSVSAVAPACTTLAYEWDFGDDTTSTEKDPTHTYTTTGIYKPRVRVSCGSCPSSTVDAFADVGVFSIKMTSPSGDPTSADPEEIENSEFVFSGAGGVLKIPVAAEIEPSSLGSRVGENLRWRFDNGSRPDAIPAGSALSWDATWPTDASAGRGARNVARLNGYPQNNADFGRRLIQLEYVDAGEAVWSQTQTIELFFSKDDVASGRGVPNWFFYWGQVLPSTVSREYRKIPPTLASYGQFPAMVWWRYGRTFAYSKNEVRVFRPAAGQSRAIACAGIPVLTGIDLFISTLRHEKRHVEQMRSADGLVSTGSDGPWLNGWSWNGAHNHWAVGEDGVPGAPGDDNGFPGDDDLLLLDGPGELGANCLVGGVLTPSCADVPLFHLADPYQTWPQVWGQLPGGCEDENLIERDAYNHDLKNDKGYLASDWAAPGKQYRTEAYDD, from the coding sequence ATGAATGGCCGCATCGCTGGGGGCGTCATTGCCGCGGATAGGATGGGCGCCCCGTTCTCAGCCTCGGCGGTCCTGCTGAGTAGCCCCACTGGTGTCGACAGCCAGCTGACGTCGAGCCCGTCGGTCACCTGGTCTGGCACGACTGTTTCGCAGGGCCGGGGTATGACTCATCTAGATCATGGCCGCCCTTGGCGCTGGCTCGACATGTACTACAGTGTCAGCAGCGAAGAGCTGATCGGGATCGACCTGGAGCCTGTGACACTGAACGAGGTCGAGCTGACCTGCGTGGAGGAGATCCCCGGGAGGGGGTGTGATTTTACCACCGGATTCTTCACGGCGGGCCGTGCGGTCGGTGCGGACACCTTGTTCGTAACCAAGCCAGCGAGCCTTGGGATGACCCCGACGTCGCCTTTGCCCGTGCGGGGCGGCGGGTCTCCGATTCTGCGATTCCAGCCTCGATCGGCAGGAGGCCTCTCGTTTTCGGTTGCGGCGAGCTCGGGTTTGTACAATGCGGTCGGCGGTGACGTCTGGGGGCTGGAAGCCAAGCCCTCGATTCCGGGGACGCCGCTGAGTTGCGCGGGCGGCCTATCCTGCAGGTCGGGCGATACCGTGCAGCCGATCGCGGTCAACTCGAACGAGCATGTCAAGGTCGATCTGAGGCTGGATACTCTCTATTACTACCAGCCGCCCGCCATCCTGCTGGGTGCGCGTGTGACGGGAGGCCGTGTCTATCTGTCGGCTCCTCCGGAAGCCGAGGTGGAACGTCTCATCCCCATCGACGAGGAGGTGAAAGCAGAGCTGCACATTTGGAACGGGCCGGATATCTGTCCTGCCGAGGTGGAGCTCTTCGCCGCTCACGATCCCAATCAGACGACGCTCCTCCGATTCCCGATCAACCCGGACGCGGGCATTCAGTCGGTCTCCGTGCTGGCGGACGATGTGGTTGATCGCATCGTGCCGATCGGACAGGCGGTCCAGTTCAGCGTGTCGGCAGTAGCACCCGCGTGCACTACGCTCGCTTATGAATGGGACTTCGGGGACGACACGACCAGCACAGAGAAGGATCCAACGCACACGTACACGACGACAGGTATCTACAAGCCTCGCGTGCGGGTGAGCTGTGGTTCGTGTCCCTCCAGCACGGTGGATGCGTTCGCCGACGTCGGAGTCTTCTCCATCAAGATGACGTCGCCGTCGGGGGATCCGACGAGCGCCGATCCGGAAGAGATTGAGAACAGCGAGTTCGTTTTCTCTGGCGCGGGCGGTGTCCTCAAGATTCCAGTCGCGGCTGAAATCGAGCCATCCAGCCTCGGCTCCAGGGTGGGGGAGAACCTCCGCTGGCGCTTCGACAATGGCTCGAGGCCCGACGCCATCCCGGCCGGCTCCGCGCTCAGCTGGGATGCGACGTGGCCTACTGACGCCAGCGCCGGCCGCGGCGCGAGGAACGTCGCGCGCCTGAACGGCTATCCCCAGAACAACGCCGATTTCGGTCGCAGGCTGATTCAGCTGGAGTACGTCGACGCCGGGGAGGCCGTCTGGTCGCAGACGCAGACGATCGAGCTATTTTTTAGTAAGGACGACGTCGCGTCCGGGCGCGGCGTGCCAAATTGGTTCTTCTACTGGGGGCAGGTGTTGCCTTCGACCGTATCCAGGGAATACCGCAAGATTCCGCCCACTCTAGCCTCCTACGGCCAGTTTCCGGCGATGGTCTGGTGGAGGTACGGGAGAACCTTCGCGTACAGCAAGAACGAGGTTCGGGTCTTCCGGCCGGCGGCCGGCCAGTCTCGCGCCATCGCCTGTGCCGGGATCCCGGTGCTGACGGGCATCGACCTGTTTATTTCTACGCTGAGGCATGAAAAGCGGCACGTCGAGCAAATGAGATCGGCTGACGGGTTGGTTAGTACCGGGAGCGATGGCCCCTGGTTGAATGGCTGGTCCTGGAACGGTGCGCATAACCACTGGGCGGTGGGAGAGGACGGCGTTCCCGGCGCACCGGGTGACGACAACGGATTTCCGGGGGATGACGACCTGCTATTGCTCGACGGTCCTGGCGAGCTCGGAGCGAACTGCCTGGTTGGGGGGGTCCTGACCCCTTCGTGCGCCGACGTGCCGCTTTTTCATCTGGCCGACCCGTACCAGACCTGGCCACAGGTGTGGGGACAGCTCCCTGGCGGCTGCGAGGACGAGAACCTGATCGAGCGTGACGCATACAACCATGATCTGAAGAATGACAAGGGTTATCTTGCCTCCGATTGGGCTGCGCCGGGCAAGCAGTACCGGACCGAGGCCTATGATGACTGA
- a CDS encoding patatin-like phospholipase family protein produces MNHASRRTALVLGGGAARGAYEAGVVAYLRDELPQELGRHIDLDILTGTSVGALNACYLAGAAADPARQADELVGKWTSLRIENVLSFGARDAVRLVRDLVRRTPERKGEEPTFGGIVDPAGLRDLVRSQVDWLDIGRNIRAGRLHALSVSCTNVATGRTTVFVQRREKGTPPWSRDFHYRAIASRIGPTHALASAAIPLLFPAVPVGNELYVDGGLRQSVPLSPALRLGAKRVIVVSLRHQPVTATILPHGERIEARPEHGPAIETESREALRKPKKGAASHEVYPTAAFLAGKTLDALLLDRIDEDLNRLRRFNSILEAGTRSYGPDFETVLNTAFQPMRHHPMSWIRNILVHPSQGLGAMAADYARSPEFRKRASGFVGSLVRRLAESEAEDRADLVSYLLFDGGFAARLAELGRSDARARRDEWIRFFSPEPESEAEAAQLERDEGRGEQG; encoded by the coding sequence ATGAACCATGCGAGCAGGCGGACGGCGTTGGTGCTCGGCGGCGGCGCCGCCAGGGGCGCCTACGAGGCGGGGGTCGTCGCATACCTGCGTGACGAGCTCCCGCAGGAGCTCGGCCGCCACATCGATCTCGACATCCTGACGGGCACCTCCGTCGGCGCGCTCAACGCCTGCTACCTGGCGGGCGCCGCCGCGGATCCGGCTCGGCAGGCGGACGAGCTCGTGGGCAAGTGGACCTCCCTGCGGATCGAGAACGTCCTCTCCTTCGGCGCGAGGGACGCGGTGCGCCTCGTGCGGGACCTGGTCCGCCGAACGCCCGAGCGCAAGGGCGAGGAGCCGACCTTCGGCGGCATCGTCGACCCTGCGGGCCTCCGTGACCTGGTCCGATCGCAGGTCGATTGGCTGGACATCGGCCGCAACATCCGCGCCGGGCGGCTCCACGCTCTGTCGGTCTCCTGCACCAACGTCGCCACCGGGCGGACCACCGTCTTCGTCCAGCGCCGCGAGAAGGGCACGCCGCCATGGAGCCGCGACTTCCACTACCGCGCGATCGCCTCGCGAATCGGCCCCACCCACGCCCTCGCGTCCGCCGCGATCCCCCTGCTCTTCCCCGCCGTCCCGGTAGGCAACGAGCTCTACGTCGACGGGGGCCTTCGGCAGAGCGTGCCGCTGAGCCCCGCGTTGCGCCTCGGCGCCAAGCGCGTCATCGTCGTCTCGCTCCGGCATCAGCCGGTCACCGCCACGATCCTCCCCCACGGCGAGCGGATCGAGGCGCGGCCCGAGCACGGCCCCGCCATCGAGACCGAATCGAGGGAAGCGCTCCGCAAGCCGAAGAAGGGCGCCGCCTCGCACGAGGTCTATCCCACGGCGGCCTTCCTCGCCGGAAAGACCCTCGACGCCCTCCTCCTCGACCGGATCGACGAGGACCTCAACCGCCTTCGGCGCTTCAACTCGATCCTCGAGGCGGGCACCCGGTCCTACGGCCCCGACTTCGAGACGGTGCTCAACACGGCGTTCCAGCCCATGCGCCACCACCCGATGAGCTGGATCCGCAACATCCTGGTACATCCGTCGCAGGGTCTGGGCGCGATGGCCGCCGACTACGCCCGCTCGCCCGAGTTCCGCAAGCGCGCCAGCGGCTTCGTGGGCAGCCTCGTCCGCCGGCTCGCCGAATCGGAAGCCGAGGATCGAGCCGACCTCGTCTCCTACCTGCTCTTCGACGGGGGATTCGCGGCGCGCCTCGCCGAGCTCGGCCGCTCCGACGCCCGCGCCCGCCGCGACGAGTGGATTCGCTTCTTCTCACCCGAGCCCGAGAGCGAGGCCGAGGCGGCCCAGCTCGAGCGCGACGAGGGCCGCGGCGAGCAGGGGTAG
- a CDS encoding threonine/serine ThrE exporter family protein, with the protein MQAIFGGADPAAEGERADQIAFLIRIAKALHKYGIPAHRLEGVAGVLSEKFGIEGSVYSSPTAIFASFGPPTDLKTAMIRVDPGEIDLGRLSELDHLTCEVLRGDRTAQQGLERLEEILAAPPLYGPRLTMASFVAVATGASYLLGGRLPEMLAALVVSLWVGSLLIFSERRPGLARVSEALGAFGAAAIAVLLERVIGPYSIQLSIIAGLIPLLPGLSLTVAMTELATRNLVSGTTRLTSAVLTLLELVFGVALGSQLERLLPPVAEAATWPTLPDWTLVPALLLATAATTVLFRAKPRDILWVMAAGALAFFATRLGARGLGPELGAFVGSLVLCMASNTMARTLGKPAVLTIMPGLILLVPGSIGYRSLTALLGNDVTSGVEIAFSMGLIAISLVTGLLMANVVVPPRKVL; encoded by the coding sequence ATGCAGGCGATTTTCGGGGGCGCGGATCCCGCGGCGGAGGGCGAGCGGGCGGATCAGATCGCGTTCCTGATCCGCATCGCAAAGGCGCTCCACAAGTACGGGATCCCCGCGCACCGCCTCGAAGGCGTGGCTGGGGTGCTCTCGGAGAAATTCGGGATCGAGGGCTCGGTCTACTCCTCCCCCACCGCGATCTTCGCCTCCTTCGGCCCGCCCACCGACCTGAAGACGGCGATGATCCGCGTCGATCCCGGGGAGATCGACCTGGGCCGCCTGTCGGAGCTGGACCACCTGACGTGCGAGGTGCTCCGCGGCGACCGCACGGCACAGCAGGGGCTCGAGCGCCTCGAGGAGATCCTGGCCGCGCCTCCCCTGTACGGGCCCCGCCTCACGATGGCCTCCTTCGTCGCGGTGGCCACCGGCGCCTCCTACCTCCTGGGAGGTCGGCTCCCGGAGATGCTGGCGGCGCTGGTGGTGAGCCTCTGGGTCGGCTCGCTGCTGATCTTCTCCGAGCGACGGCCCGGCCTCGCCCGGGTGTCGGAGGCGCTGGGCGCCTTTGGCGCCGCGGCCATCGCGGTGCTCCTCGAGCGGGTGATCGGCCCCTATTCGATCCAGCTCTCGATCATTGCCGGCCTGATCCCGCTGCTCCCCGGCCTCTCCTTGACCGTGGCGATGACGGAGCTCGCCACGCGCAACCTCGTCTCCGGAACGACGCGCCTCACGAGCGCGGTGCTCACGCTCCTCGAGCTCGTCTTCGGCGTCGCCCTGGGCAGCCAGCTCGAGCGGCTGCTGCCCCCGGTGGCGGAGGCCGCGACCTGGCCGACGCTCCCGGACTGGACGTTGGTGCCGGCGCTGCTCCTGGCCACGGCGGCGACCACCGTGCTCTTCCGCGCGAAGCCTCGGGACATTCTCTGGGTGATGGCGGCAGGCGCCCTCGCCTTCTTCGCCACCCGGCTCGGGGCCCGTGGGCTTGGTCCGGAGCTCGGCGCCTTCGTCGGCTCCCTCGTGCTCTGCATGGCGAGCAACACCATGGCGCGGACGCTGGGCAAGCCGGCGGTCCTCACCATCATGCCCGGCCTGATCCTCCTGGTGCCCGGGAGCATCGGCTATCGCAGCCTCACCGCCCTCCTTGGGAACGACGTGACCTCCGGCGTGGAGATCGCCTTCTCCATGGGCCTCATCGCCATCTCGCTGGTCACCGGCCTGCTCATGGCCAACGTGGTCGTCCCGCCGCGCAAGGTGCTCTGA